The DNA window AGGAGCATTCAGGGAGGAGGGATCAGGGAGGAGCAATCAGGGAAGAGCAATCAGGGAGGAGCAATCAGGGAGGAGCAATCAGGGAGGAGCATTCAGGGAGGAGCAATCAGGAGGGAGCATTCAGGGAAGAGGATACAGGGAGGAGCATTCAGGGAGGAGGGATCAGGGAAGAGCAATCAGGGAGTAGCAATCAGGGAAGAGCAATCAGGGAGGAGCATTCAGGGAGGAGGGACCAGGGAGTAGCAATCAGGGAGGAGCATTCATGGAGGAGGGACCAGGGAGGAGCAATCAGGGAGGAGCATTCAGGGAGAGCATTCAGGGAGGATACAGGGAGGAGGAATAAGGGAGTAGCAATCAGGGAGGAGCATTCAGGGAGGAGCAATCAGGGAGGAGCATTCATGGAGGAGGGACCAGGGAGGAGCAATCAGGGAGGAGCATTCAGGGAGAGCATTCAGGGAGGATACAGGGAGGAGGAATAAGGGAGGAGCAATCAGGGAGAGCATTCAGGGAGGAGCATTCAGGGACACTCAGAGAGGAGAGTTAGTGGTTTATTTAGAGACTAGTTCAGTTTTACAGCAGGCAGAGCTTCagcctttatttttctgttgtcgCGGAAAagagtgaatgtttttgtttcccccCTCACCTGTCATtatctcctccccctcctcctcctcctgtctgtaaGGAAGAAAGGTGATGAAGTTGAGTCTGAAGCCCGCAGAGAGGACGACAGCCCTGCAGGCCGTCTGGGACGAGCACAGCGCGGCTGATCTGGGACCCTGCGGTACACCAGACTCTGAAATCTgaacataaaacaaattaaagctAAACTTTTATTCTGCTGATGTGCAGTACAACAAAGAACACCGTGATCACACTCCCTCACTAAGCATCTAAATACATCTAAAGATGAATAttgaatatgttttgttgatgttgataTGTTCAGAGTGAAGTGACATCCGAAACCTCCTGGCTCTGTTTCAGGTGGATTTTCTCAtcagtacaggtgtgtgtgtgattatctGGGTCTGCCGTTCAGAGAGGAGGTCCAATGGGTCAGTGTCCACGCCAATCCTCTTCTACTTCCTCCTCAAACATCTTTGATTGTTTATACATTTCAGGGCTTCTCTCTTTGTCTACCGGCTTAATGTTTCAATCCATGTTTCTTCGGTTTCTTCCTTATTCGATtaattttcttgtttgtttttttttttcatttttgactcTTCCTGTCTCCTGTAGTTCTCAGATTTTGGTGTCAGATTTCCttcactgctgtgttttgtttttttgtttcttaaccTGTATGATATATATTCCATTATTATTGTAATAAATTAGCCATACTGTATCTCTTTATATTTCCCACTGGGcagagtgtgtttacctgcagcactAAATGATGCAGACACCTGGCCCGGTCAACTGACAGACAACATGAGATGTTAGGAGTCTCTAGATGAATGAATGTTGGTGCCTCGTTATGAGCTTTAAAGGGGAACAAGACCGTAAACCACTGCAGCAGGGTAGCTTTCAGATGTGTGACTGAGTAGTCGTTTTGCACCTGAATACACCGCCATGGAGCggatgttctcctctctgttgtctcacctgttttcatcccccccccccactctcacccccccacccccccccacccctccaggATGTGGACACCATCTATCTGACCCAGGACACCAGAGAGCTCAACCTGCAGGACTTTGTTCACCTGGAGAACAGGTACGGGCTGCTGACTCCTGCTGGTCTGCTGACTCAggggtttgtgttgttttgatgcACCGACAGATTAGATCAGATCCAACACAGATCagagccgtgtgtgtgtctgtgcgtgtctgtgtgtttcctgcagagaTCTGGTGGCGATCATCGCAGCTCTGGAGTTCAACCAGTGGTTCACTAAAGTCTCCACCAAAGATTACAAACTGGTAACTCTGAAACCTCCCAGTTACACTTTCAACTTACAAGACGAACATCAGATATAACCaggttactgtgtgtgtgtgtgtgtgtgtgtgtgtagtccacAGATGTGTGCGATCAGATCCTCCGAGTCGTGGCTCGATCCAGTCGGttggaggagctgctgctcgACAACGCTGGACtgaaaaggtcagaggtcaaatgtCAGTCGTGTAAAGACAAACTGTCCAGAAATGAATATGACCCTGGTTCCAAGTGTCATGAGAATAAACTCAAAAGaacatttagtttatttgtttgtgagCCGGCTGATTGTACCCAACGACTTGAGGTTATGACTTTAATGACATCATGAACATGTCTCCATCGATAACTGAATATgatggtttgtttctgttttcagcgATTTTGCTCAGAAACTGGCGAGCGCTCTGTCACACAACCCGGCGTCCACGCTACACACGATCGATCTGAGCAACAACTCCCTGGAGGacaaaggtaaacacacacacacagttggtctgcttcctgttggacaggcaggtgacaaacaccggcggttagcttgtgctagcgtgcgttagcttgcagtgtagctacaagcagtaaacgtacacactacatcctgcagggggcggggcttcagggggcgatgagcccaggaggaggtgcccagtttgaatgtttacaaacatttctactgactccataTTTAAAGATTTTCCGTAATATGCAGCTGTGAATGTTTTTCCTATTAGACACGTTGGGCTCTTAAATGCTTCACTCCTTTTGATCCCTTCAGCTGTGGCTGCTAACTGAACACTAACATGATGTTTCAAAGTGAAGGCAGCTGATCAAACTACAGCGACTAACAGACTCTTGTGTTTTAAGACCTTTAAGTCAGAGACTGAGATCTTCTGTTGAACCACAAACAGCTGGTTGTTTATTGCTGCCTtaatctctttgtttgtttgtttgtgttactcaaatatttacaaacacCGGAGTCAGACCGTGTCAGTGTCTAAACCAACTCTTTAACACATTTGTCAActagagacaaaaagagagagacaaaataaGCCTTGATTAAATACTGCAGCTGAAGTCGTGCGCCCTCTGGTGGCCGTGTGTGAGACTGACGCCTGTAATGACATCGTGTGTTCGTCTCTGCAGGTGTTTCTGCTCTGAGCGCTCAGCTCTCCAAACTGCCCCTGGGTCTGAAACAGCTGCACCTGTCCCGGACCTCCATGTCTCACAAAGGTGAcggtgcagaaaaacaaactcagatgTCTTAAAGCTTCGACATCGTCCTGATCTTATCTGTTTGAACACTGAggttttcatgtgtttcaggtgtgaaCAGTCTCTGTCAGGCTCTCTGTAACAACCCGGCCGTGTCCTCCGCCCTCACTCACCTGGACCTGTCGGGAAACTCGCTCAGAGGAGACGACCTGCAGGTATGCAAGGCCGATCATGAGACAGATGAACGGAGATGAAGTCGAAGTCGAGGCTGTTTTTAAGTTCTTAGAGAGTTTATAGACCTctaatgtgtttgaatgaaggcactgatttgttgttttgaacaGAACCTGAGTAACTTCCTGAGTCACTCAAACGTCCTGCAGACTCTGGATCTGTCCAACAGTGACTGCTCTCTGgagcaggtaacacacacacacacacacacacacacacacacacacacacacacacacacacacacacacacacacacacacatatacacacacactgcaggggtTTTGTGCTTAAGCCCTGTATGTGACTttgagtgtctttttttaacttttttttttgtttggtgtggttttttttcaggtgtgtgCCTCTCTGCTGCGAGGATCTTTGAAGCATCTTTCCGTCCTCAACATGTCAAAGAGTGTCTTCTCCCACAGGTCAGAGActtgacccacacacacacctccgtCACAAAACAGTGTGAGTCTGAATgattctgtttctgtattttcacaCGTTTCTGGTTCACACAGGAAGTGCAAAGAGATCCCTCCGTCCTTTAAGCAGTTCTTCAGCAGCGCTCAGGCTCTGAGCTCCGTCAGTCTGTCGGGGACCAGGCTGCCTCTGGAGGCTCTTAAGTAAGAACACAAACCCCCAACTTTGGATTTTAGAGAAACAGTGAGTTTATACATGCCAAGTCTTGAAGAGCGAGTGACATAAGAAATCTGGACGTTTAAACAGGATCAGAATTAGTCTTTTCTGCTGTTATTGAACAACGATCAGGTTGATGATTCACTTTCTCTCCACAGAGGATTGTTGTTGGGTCTCGGCTGTAACCCCAACCTGAGCGATGTGTCTCTGGATCTCAGCTGCTGTGAGGTAAAAGCCTCTTGATTCAAACACACTGCTGCACTGTTTAAATTCTTACAAAGATGTCAAATAAAACAGCCGTCAATGAATGTGAAGATGTTTGGATCTGACCGTGTTTGTCTCTCAGCTGCGGTCGGCGGGCTCTCAGATCCTGGAGGGCTGCATCGCTGAGATTCCCAACATCACCAGTCTGGACCTTTCTGACAACagtgaggacttttttttttttagattggaGACATTGTTGATGTCACTTGGATGTTCATGCTGTCGTGTTGTCGTTTTCAGGTCTGGACATGGATCTGACCACCCTGCTGGTCTGGCTGGCGAAGAACCGTTCGATCCGACACCTCTCACTGGGCAAGAACTTCAACAACATCAAGTCCAAGTGGGTCCCACAGTCACAGCCAACTCTGTCATAAACACTTAAGTCTGTATTATGTCTGTTTAACAAGTCTTAATGGTGTTATCATCTCTCTGCAGAAACGTGGCTCCGGTCCTGGACAACCTGGTTCATATGATCCAAGAGGAGGATTCAGTGAGTCAAACTTTAAATtcagagggttagggttagggttcttCATTGTTTGACCCTGAAGCTCTGAACACTTCTTTAAACACCTCGCCTGTGATACCTTCTGTTGTTTCAGCCGctgacctctctgtctctggccGACGCCAAGCTGAAGGCAGACCTCTCCATCATCCTCAACGCTCTGGGCAGCAACGCTTCTCTGACTACACTGGACATCAGCGGGAACTCCATGGGGGACATGGGTGCCAAGATGCTGGCTAAAGCTCTGCAGATCAACACCAAGCTCAGGTGAGCAGagaaccataccataccaccgTTGACCATAGATTCACTGTCACGATGTTTGGACGATTTCAATTAATCTGCAACTGttcttgtttctctgtttctctctgcaggacgATAGTGTGGGACAGAAACAACGTGAGCCCTCAGGGTCTGCAGGACGTGGCTGCTGCTCTGGAGAAGTACGTTAGTCGCCTCTCTGTGAGAAGATGTTGAGGtgtatttatttaagatttaaattGTCCTCATGACCTCTTCTCCGCTCTCAGGAACTACACCATCCGTTTCATGCCCATCCCCATCATGGACGCTGCTCAGGCTCTGAAGGCGAGTCCGGAGAAGACGGAGGACGCCTTGCTGAAGGTTAGTTCcctttaaagtttatttaatattacagtTCTGTAAAAACATCAAGTCCACTGGATTCTGTTCAAGGCTCTGCCCCCAAAGTCCGCAGGTTGGTGCATGAACATGGAGAGCAAATCAGTGTCTGAGGTTCTGGGTCAGAGTGTAGGGGTGGAGGAGGTCAGGAATGTactggggtgggggtgggtttgtaggtgaggaggagggtttTGTTCATGATGCAGGAGCCCTGGCAGCTGAGTTCTGCACACACCTGAGTattctgtgtgttgtgttcctGCAGATGGAGCAGTACCTGCTGAGGAACCACGAGACCAGGAAGTACCTGCAGGGGCAGGCATACAGGCTGCATCAGGGGATCGTCACGACGACCACACAGCAGGCAGGAGGACGAAAACCTGATGACGATATTACTGTCATAACTGATCTACCTGATGGTTGTTGTGTGACTgctcgctcctctcctctctactctgtgtgtgtatttgtgtgtgtgtgtgtgtctgtgtgtgtgtcacagatgATGGACACAATGTGCGTGAAGGTTCAGGACCACCTGAACTCTCTGAGGTTCACAGAGACCGGCTCCGTGCAGGACGACATGAAGGCAGCCGAGAACCTGATGAAAGACGCCCGAAACTCCAAGACGGTAAGAATACGCCTCTTTTCAAACCTTCAGAGATCTCACACACTGAGCAGGAACGGGACATTTCAACGTGTCCTGCCGCTCTGTGTGCAGCCGTCTCCAGACATCACACATTTAGAGTTAAAGGGAATCGTTCCACCTCAAAGAAGATTTAGAGTCCAACGTGTTGACGAATGTGTTCACTGGAGAATCGAGTTCTGTGAACACGTGAACAATAACAACCTTTCCCCGTCGTCTTGTTTACCTCCAGCTGCTTCCGAACCTGTACCACCTGAAGAGCGGCGGCTCGAGCGGGGCATGCATGGGGGCCATCCAGAACAAACTGGAGTCGATGGCTGGAGAGGTGGCAAGTGTGATGGACGAGCAGCTGCAGGTATAGCGCTGCAGATTTCTTCGAGAACATGTTGAGTCTACTGTGATGTGATTGTGTACCAACTTGAACCTGGTCCTCCTCAGACGATGCTGGCGTCGATGGTGGACGCGGCCGACAGTCTGTGTCCTCACGTGATGAAGAGGAGCGGCCTTCGTCAGGAGCTGCTGAACGCCGGAGCGGGGAGGATGAGCGTCCCCCGCAGCTTCATCACCACCACGCTGCTGGAGCAGAGCGGGGTCGACATCATCAATAAgatcaggtctgtgtgtgtgtctgtgggaggGGGGTGTTAGACGGGTGTTAATGGGctcctctagtggacacttgaggaactgcagtttttttattttataaacagcAGCGCttacccttgttttttttcctgctcctgTAAGTCTCTGCTGtagtttcctgtttgtgtgtgagccagGTTTCAACTGGATCTGAAACGTGTTAAGTCCAGCTCAGGGTCTGCAGGGATCCTTCTTAAGTCTGTTTTTAACACTGATAAATCTGCAGTTGACAGAGAGTCCTTTTGTAACATGTTTTCTGGGTCAGACGAGGATTTTGAACACCAAAAGGGATTTCCTCTCCTGTGTTTCACTTTtgtgttctctgtctctcccgTGTGACACAGCGAGGTGAAGCTGAGCATAGCGTCCTTTCTGTCTGATCACATCGTGGACGAGATCCTGGAGTCTCTGTCCAGATCTCAGCACACTCTGGTCAGTGActtctccgtctgtctgtctgtcttcacgtctctgtttctgtccctTTGTCCGTCTCtcacttctttctctcctcctcagacGGATCACCTGGTCAGGAAGGCTCAGCCTCTGCTGCATCAGGACCCTCGGCTGGAGACAGAAGTTCTGGACGAGGAGGTTCTGCAGCCGGTGGACCATGACCAGGAGCAGAGACGGAGTCAGGACCGGCACAAGAAGCACAGGCTGGAGGACATGGACACGTGCACGGtatgaaaacacatcacaagCTGATTTAGATCTGTGCATGTACCTGAGACATCTTTTCTTTAGACATACAGAGATGCTTAAAACCGTTTATCTTGATGAAAGTTGTGATGAAAGTTAATGAGACAGTGTGCTGGAggtttttgaaactgaaatagtAAGGGATGCACTGATGTGTCCGTTTAACACCGCTACCGATATCTCTGACATCACAGATTCAGAGAAGATGTTTTTCACTCAGCAaaggaagtcacctgttggaggAACTCCGATCTGTTCATGTTCagacatgaaagaaaatgtcagcaaaGAAGTCCTGACACAAACAGCAGTATCGGCCAACCGGCtaaatctttcattttaaacattggCACTGGTATCGGCACTGATTTTCACAATCGGTGCATCTCCTCAAGAAAAGTTCAGACAAACATTTGTTCGCAGTTTTGCAGTGTAAAGCACGTGTGGATGTTGTATGAGTAAACAGCTGTAAACGCACACACCACCTCCTGAAGGACTCAACTTGTGACAGaactctgtttgtctcttttttagATGACTCCGAAATCCAAGAGGAAGAGCATTCTGGTCCGGATGCTGCGGCCCGTATCCGTGGCGTTTGGTGAGTCAAACAGTTCCTTTGGCTCAGCTTTAATTTAGATGACTGTTGTTTCGGTTTGTTCCTGGCTAAAAGTCttcttcagagttttttttttagtccagATGTGGTgtgactctgttgcttcatgtCTCGCCCAGCAGAGATGGAGTTCGACCTGGACAAGGCTCTGGAAGAGGTTCCTATCCACGTGGAGGaccccactcctcctcctccccctcctgcttCTTCAAAGCCAACAgacttcccccctcctcccactccCGTGGGTTCATCAGCTGTCTGTTTGGGCGAGCTGCTGCCCGTCGAGCACAAGATGCTCGAGCATCACACCAAACTGCGACCAAAACCCAAGAAGAGGACGAGACCCAGCCGACCCCACGTATGTCTTCATCTGAGAGAAATCCTCAAAGCATCACTTATACTCACCCTTTGTAACCACAAAGATTCATCATTGATTTACCACATAAACCTGTTAAAAACAATCAAGGCCTTTTGCCTCTTTATACAAATATTAAAGACGCTGCAGCTGATCCTGCTGTTGAGTTTGTAACAACCAAATACTTAAATGGAActgacttttttctctcttagtttgcctttcatttctctttcattccTGCCGCCTCTCTTCTAGCGGAAGGCCGCCACCGGCAGCACAACACCACATGAGGCCGAGCAGAACAGCATCATGGGAAAGCTGGACGAGGGCCTGGATGACTTCTTCTCCAAGAAAGTCACCAAACTGAGCTTAAAGTAAGAGCCATGTGTAAGATGTTTAGgtgaagaaaataagaaaagttgTGTCAGTTTTCATCCTTTTCATGGCgcttatttttaaatctggtaAATAGATCGGTGTATCGTCGGCATGAAGAGTCATCCagtactttttaaacattggcAAACCTCTGATACTGAATTAGCTGCTAAGTCTGAATGAGAGCATATTATGTTCTTACTTTATCTTCTGCAGACTCTCCAGTATGAGGGGTCTGTCCTCCGGCGCTCAGGACCTAGCAGACAAGAAACGTGAATCCAGAAAATCAGGTTTCTTTAACCTCCTAAAAAACCGGACATCACGCTCTGAAAAAAGCCACGGAGCTACCTCCCTCACTCCCCATCACCTCACCTCCCCTTCTTCTTCCccacacacctcctccatcagcCCAGTGAGTGAGGAAAAAAGCCACGGAGCTACCTCCATCACTCCCCATCACCTCACCTCCCCTTCATCTTCCccacacacctcctccatcagcCCAGTGAGTGAGGAGACTCCACCTatgtcgccccctgctggccctGTGGTGGAGCCTCGTCAGGAGCTCCTCAGGGCTCAATCCTCGGACCACCCGGACTCTGAAATGGAGGCTCCTAAGAATGATTCTGAcgctgctgaggaggagaaggaggagagcgTTGAGGGCAATAAACTGGAGAAGGAGAACAGTgaggaggagaacatgcagaagAAAGAGAACCCACACATCCCCCGACATGTCGGTGTTCCTATGATGGGGATGGACCTGATGGCTGAGATGAAGGCGAGGCAGGAGAGGATGGCTGCAAAGAAGGTGGGTGGAGCCATGGCTCGACTTTTAGATCCTTTTTAATAATCATTTGAGCGACTGTGTCTGTCATCTaagtatacatttattttcttctgttgctaACAAACGAATAAGAGTTTCAAAACAAAGGGCTCTATCGTATAAAGTGTCTTGGTGTGCAGTACAGGTGCCATTCCTGTTTTCCAGCCAACGCAGCTGTGGTCTTTACTCTCAGCACTCACATTGTGTAAATATCAAATTTACAAGTGCCCAAGTTAGTCCCAGGGAAGTTTTAGTCTTAAACGAGTTGTGGTCAGGCCGATGTATAATCAGGCACCTTAATCCAACCTCTTGGTGCCCTGCACCTCACTTAGCACTCAGATATTGAGTGGCGTGATTAGCAAAATGTAGTCAGACACGAGCACGAGAAACGCACTTTATGCTGCCGTTTGTCCCAAAGAGGTTTCTGTCTGGACTTTGGAATGAATAAAGTCTCTTTGTTTAAGATGTTCTTGTATTAAaggctctgtgtgtctgttttcagtCGGAGTCTCTGTGTCTGATGGACAAAGTCGACGGTGACACGGGTGAGTTTCTTCAAAACTTTATAACAATCTGCAGACTTACGCAGCTTCACCATCTGTGTTCAACGTTAAGAGCGCCATGCAGTGGCCGTCACAAGGTAAACTGAACTTCTGAACTTAAATGAACTCCGTCATTTTCCTTCAGACAAGTCAGACGTCCAACCTGTTGTTACAGCCGACTCAGAGGAGTCCAAACCAGAGCCGGCTCCCCGTTCAAAACCTCCCAGCGTCACCCCCAAACCTCACCCACCTCAGGCCATCAAACCCCCACTAGGGCCCCGGATATCTGGGCCAACCAGTCCCACCAGTCCCACCATTCCTGGACCGAGCAGCATCGTCATGGGTAGGATCTCTCAGACCTTTGTTGTAACTGAAtctt is part of the Labrus mixtus chromosome 16, fLabMix1.1, whole genome shotgun sequence genome and encodes:
- the LOC132991389 gene encoding F-actin-uncapping protein LRRC16A isoform X3, whose protein sequence is MSEGKTDIPNELSESVREAVGRRVKLTLRRKVQLEVKADKVENRVLALASHRAYLLTARVPSKVEHSFSYLDIQGISSNKPTQLVLESERGPWSLWLGSMEEVDEVIAHIGSCLQQICPAASPVKVMKLSLKPAERTTALQAVWDEHSAADLGPCGGFSHQYRCVCDYLGLPFREEVQWDVDTIYLTQDTRELNLQDFVHLENRDLVAIIAALEFNQWFTKVSTKDYKLSTDVCDQILRVVARSSRLEELLLDNAGLKSDFAQKLASALSHNPASTLHTIDLSNNSLEDKGVSALSAQLSKLPLGLKQLHLSRTSMSHKGVNSLCQALCNNPAVSSALTHLDLSGNSLRGDDLQNLSNFLSHSNVLQTLDLSNSDCSLEQVCASLLRGSLKHLSVLNMSKSVFSHRKCKEIPPSFKQFFSSAQALSSVSLSGTRLPLEALKGLLLGLGCNPNLSDVSLDLSCCELRSAGSQILEGCIAEIPNITSLDLSDNSLDMDLTTLLVWLAKNRSIRHLSLGKNFNNIKSKNVAPVLDNLVHMIQEEDSPLTSLSLADAKLKADLSIILNALGSNASLTTLDISGNSMGDMGAKMLAKALQINTKLRTIVWDRNNVSPQGLQDVAAALEKNYTIRFMPIPIMDAAQALKASPEKTEDALLKMEQYLLRNHETRKYLQGQAYRLHQGIVTTTTQQMMDTMCVKVQDHLNSLRFTETGSVQDDMKAAENLMKDARNSKTLLPNLYHLKSGGSSGACMGAIQNKLESMAGEVASVMDEQLQTMLASMVDAADSLCPHVMKRSGLRQELLNAGAGRMSVPRSFITTTLLEQSGVDIINKISEVKLSIASFLSDHIVDEILESLSRSQHTLTDHLVRKAQPLLHQDPRLETEVLDEEVLQPVDHDQEQRRSQDRHKKHRLEDMDTCTMTPKSKRKSILVRMLRPVSVAFAEMEFDLDKALEEVPIHVEDPTPPPPPPASSKPTDFPPPPTPVGSSAVCLGELLPVEHKMLEHHTKLRPKPKKRTRPSRPHRKAATGSTTPHEAEQNSIMGKLDEGLDDFFSKKVTKLSLKLSSMRGLSSGAQDLADKKRESRKSGFFNLLKNRTSRSEKSHGATSITPHHLTSPSSSPHTSSISPVSEETPPMSPPAGPVVEPRQELLRAQSSDHPDSEMEAPKNDSDAAEEEKEESVEGNKLEKENSEEENMQKKENPHIPRHVGVPMMGMDLMAEMKARQERMAAKKSESLCLMDKVDGDTDKSDVQPVVTADSEESKPEPAPRSKPPSVTPKPHPPQAIKPPLGPRISGPTSPTSPTIPGPSSIVMDESSEDPAGCSSPKGPLPAPRLKRVPSEQERESTSSEPAGTLSPLEVESPVDGDAFEAPDAAVESGVGGRQWSSLKTSASPPAESEDNHERAKSLPAYASPPSLTDTDVSPAEEEVTSSANDLKSDHKSEDESDDTPSE
- the LOC132991389 gene encoding F-actin-uncapping protein LRRC16A isoform X1 — its product is MSEGKTDIPNELSESVREAVGRRVKLTLRRKVQLEVKADKVENRVLALASHRAYLLTARVPSKVEHSFSYLDIQGISSNKPTQLVLESERGPWSLWLGSMEEVDEVIAHIGSCLQQICPAASPVKVMKLSLKPAERTTALQAVWDEHSAADLGPCGGFSHQYRCVCDYLGLPFREEVQWDVDTIYLTQDTRELNLQDFVHLENRDLVAIIAALEFNQWFTKVSTKDYKLSTDVCDQILRVVARSSRLEELLLDNAGLKSDFAQKLASALSHNPASTLHTIDLSNNSLEDKGVSALSAQLSKLPLGLKQLHLSRTSMSHKGVNSLCQALCNNPAVSSALTHLDLSGNSLRGDDLQNLSNFLSHSNVLQTLDLSNSDCSLEQVCASLLRGSLKHLSVLNMSKSVFSHRKCKEIPPSFKQFFSSAQALSSVSLSGTRLPLEALKGLLLGLGCNPNLSDVSLDLSCCELRSAGSQILEGCIAEIPNITSLDLSDNSLDMDLTTLLVWLAKNRSIRHLSLGKNFNNIKSKNVAPVLDNLVHMIQEEDSPLTSLSLADAKLKADLSIILNALGSNASLTTLDISGNSMGDMGAKMLAKALQINTKLRTIVWDRNNVSPQGLQDVAAALEKNYTIRFMPIPIMDAAQALKASPEKTEDALLKMEQYLLRNHETRKYLQGQAYRLHQGIVTTTTQQMMDTMCVKVQDHLNSLRFTETGSVQDDMKAAENLMKDARNSKTLLPNLYHLKSGGSSGACMGAIQNKLESMAGEVASVMDEQLQTMLASMVDAADSLCPHVMKRSGLRQELLNAGAGRMSVPRSFITTTLLEQSGVDIINKISEVKLSIASFLSDHIVDEILESLSRSQHTLTDHLVRKAQPLLHQDPRLETEVLDEEVLQPVDHDQEQRRSQDRHKKHRLEDMDTCTMTPKSKRKSILVRMLRPVSVAFAEMEFDLDKALEEVPIHVEDPTPPPPPPASSKPTDFPPPPTPVGSSAVCLGELLPVEHKMLEHHTKLRPKPKKRTRPSRPHRKAATGSTTPHEAEQNSIMGKLDEGLDDFFSKKVTKLSLKLSSMRGLSSGAQDLADKKRESRKSGFFNLLKNRTSRSEKSHGATSLTPHHLTSPSSSPHTSSISPVSEEKSHGATSITPHHLTSPSSSPHTSSISPVSEETPPMSPPAGPVVEPRQELLRAQSSDHPDSEMEAPKNDSDAAEEEKEESVEGNKLEKENSEEENMQKKENPHIPRHVGVPMMGMDLMAEMKARQERMAAKKSESLCLMDKVDGDTDKSDVQPVVTADSEESKPEPAPRSKPPSVTPKPHPPQAIKPPLGPRISGPTSPTSPTIPGPSSIVMDESSEDPAGCSSPKGPLPAPRLKRVPSEQERESTSSEPAGTLSPLEVESPVDGDAFEAPDAAVESGVGGRQWSSLKTSASPPAESEDNHERAKSLPAYASPPSLTDTDVSPAEEEVTSSANDLKSDHKSEDESDDTPSE
- the LOC132991389 gene encoding F-actin-uncapping protein LRRC16A isoform X2 yields the protein MSEGKTDIPNELSESVREAVGRRVKLTLRRKVQLEVKADKVENRVLALASHRAYLLTARVPSKVEHSFSYLDIQGISSNKPTQLVLESERGPWSLWLGSMEEVDEVIAHIGSCLQQICPAASPVKVMKLSLKPAERTTALQAVWDEHSAADLGPCGGFSHQYRCVCDYLGLPFREEVQWDVDTIYLTQDTRELNLQDFVHLENRDLVAIIAALEFNQWFTKVSTKDYKLSTDVCDQILRVVARSSRLEELLLDNAGLKSDFAQKLASALSHNPASTLHTIDLSNNSLEDKGVSALSAQLSKLPLGLKQLHLSRTSMSHKGVNSLCQALCNNPAVSSALTHLDLSGNSLRGDDLQNLSNFLSHSNVLQTLDLSNSDCSLEQVCASLLRGSLKHLSVLNMSKSVFSHRKCKEIPPSFKQFFSSAQALSSVSLSGTRLPLEALKGLLLGLGCNPNLSDVSLDLSCCELRSAGSQILEGCIAEIPNITSLDLSDNSLDMDLTTLLVWLAKNRSIRHLSLGKNFNNIKSKNVAPVLDNLVHMIQEEDSPLTSLSLADAKLKADLSIILNALGSNASLTTLDISGNSMGDMGAKMLAKALQINTKLRTIVWDRNNVSPQGLQDVAAALEKNYTIRFMPIPIMDAAQALKASPEKTEDALLKMEQYLLRNHETRKYLQGQAYRLHQGIVTTTTQQMMDTMCVKVQDHLNSLRFTETGSVQDDMKAAENLMKDARNSKTLLPNLYHLKSGGSSGACMGAIQNKLESMAGEVASVMDEQLQTMLASMVDAADSLCPHVMKRSGLRQELLNAGAGRMSVPRSFITTTLLEQSGVDIINKISEVKLSIASFLSDHIVDEILESLSRSQHTLTDHLVRKAQPLLHQDPRLETEVLDEEVLQPVDHDQEQRRSQDRHKKHRLEDMDTCTMTPKSKRKSILVRMLRPVSVAFEMEFDLDKALEEVPIHVEDPTPPPPPPASSKPTDFPPPPTPVGSSAVCLGELLPVEHKMLEHHTKLRPKPKKRTRPSRPHRKAATGSTTPHEAEQNSIMGKLDEGLDDFFSKKVTKLSLKLSSMRGLSSGAQDLADKKRESRKSGFFNLLKNRTSRSEKSHGATSLTPHHLTSPSSSPHTSSISPVSEEKSHGATSITPHHLTSPSSSPHTSSISPVSEETPPMSPPAGPVVEPRQELLRAQSSDHPDSEMEAPKNDSDAAEEEKEESVEGNKLEKENSEEENMQKKENPHIPRHVGVPMMGMDLMAEMKARQERMAAKKSESLCLMDKVDGDTDKSDVQPVVTADSEESKPEPAPRSKPPSVTPKPHPPQAIKPPLGPRISGPTSPTSPTIPGPSSIVMDESSEDPAGCSSPKGPLPAPRLKRVPSEQERESTSSEPAGTLSPLEVESPVDGDAFEAPDAAVESGVGGRQWSSLKTSASPPAESEDNHERAKSLPAYASPPSLTDTDVSPAEEEVTSSANDLKSDHKSEDESDDTPSE